In Dehalococcoidia bacterium, one genomic interval encodes:
- a CDS encoding site-2 protease family protein yields MSGTFGLGRLFGVRIQVHFSWVFIFALIAWSLASSWLPSRYDWSPTQYWVVGIVGSALLFVCVLIHELSHSLEAIRRGLRVESITLFFLGGFSQIDGESRSASEEFWVSVVGPVASLGLACFFGLLYLNLRGSASPIAALTQYLMFVNLLIGLFNLIPAFPLDGGRVLRSLVWKATQSQERATKVASLTGSALGFGLIGVGVVAIFTNSLITGIWLMFIGWFIQSTASSVRQGGPERLVVSGRTVGDAMDTQLRIVPPGISIRRLVDEYIVAEMQRAYLVMLGDTFYGLITVSDVRGVPTEEWATKWVSEAMTKSEDTITLAPDDPLEQGLKLLADRNIQQAVVLDDDRPVGILTRAGVLRVMEISQLSPVSQEEQTPT; encoded by the coding sequence TTGTCAGGGACTTTTGGTCTGGGCCGCCTCTTTGGCGTGAGGATACAGGTCCACTTCTCGTGGGTGTTTATATTCGCGCTGATAGCGTGGTCACTTGCGTCGTCGTGGCTCCCCAGCCGGTATGACTGGAGCCCGACGCAGTACTGGGTTGTTGGCATCGTCGGCAGCGCGCTGCTGTTCGTATGCGTGCTGATTCACGAGCTGAGCCACTCGCTGGAGGCGATCCGGCGCGGTCTCCGTGTCGAGAGCATCACGCTGTTCTTCCTTGGCGGCTTCTCACAGATCGACGGCGAATCGCGGAGCGCGAGCGAGGAGTTCTGGGTGTCTGTGGTCGGGCCGGTCGCCAGCCTGGGACTCGCCTGTTTCTTTGGCCTGCTGTACCTGAACCTGAGAGGCTCCGCCAGTCCGATAGCGGCGCTGACTCAGTACCTGATGTTCGTGAATCTGCTCATTGGGCTGTTCAACCTGATTCCCGCGTTCCCACTGGACGGCGGCAGGGTGCTCAGGTCGCTGGTGTGGAAGGCCACCCAGAGCCAGGAGCGCGCCACCAAGGTAGCCAGCCTGACAGGGTCTGCGCTCGGATTCGGGCTGATCGGCGTCGGAGTAGTCGCCATCTTCACGAACAGCCTGATCACGGGAATCTGGCTCATGTTCATCGGATGGTTTATACAGTCCACCGCATCCTCCGTGCGTCAGGGCGGTCCAGAGCGGCTTGTGGTGTCGGGCCGAACGGTCGGCGACGCGATGGACACGCAGCTACGAATTGTGCCGCCCGGCATCTCCATACGACGGCTCGTCGACGAGTACATTGTGGCCGAGATGCAGCGTGCGTACCTCGTCATGCTGGGGGACACGTTCTACGGTCTGATTACCGTCAGCGACGTTCGGGGCGTTCCAACAGAGGAGTGGGCGACGAAGTGGGTGTCAGAGGCGATGACCAAGTCCGAGGACACGATCACGCTCGCTCCTGACGATCCGTTGGAACAGGGACTGAAGCTTCTGGCGGACAGGAACATACAGCAGGCGGTCGTCCTGGACGACGATAGGCCGGTGGGGATACTGACGCGGGCGGGTGTGTTGCGCGTTATGGAGATCTCACAGCTCTCACCAGTGTCCCAGGAAGAGCAGACTCCGACTTAG